In one window of Leptospira sp. GIMC2001 DNA:
- a CDS encoding LIC_11090 family protein, whose amino-acid sequence MRSGLFQIQTGLLSLCLLFQCLVFSSGLFGFILSEGAKICQCNHSSKKEKHVSAEDEIFASKPVIGDKAINRQTISSNKSMTAPHSVQKSQKLNVLESDSLPSCHDSKAGEAHLCNCKKSEKTAQMLLSHRQTFFIHRLSEFFNPKIDSIYTYSFFLISKMDGYALSIFKPPRIS is encoded by the coding sequence GTGAGATCAGGGCTTTTTCAAATTCAAACAGGATTGTTAAGTTTATGTCTCCTATTTCAATGTCTGGTCTTCTCTAGTGGTCTCTTTGGTTTTATTCTGTCCGAAGGTGCCAAAATTTGCCAATGCAACCATTCTTCTAAGAAAGAAAAACACGTCTCTGCAGAAGATGAAATCTTCGCAAGTAAACCAGTGATTGGTGATAAGGCAATCAATCGCCAGACAATTTCGTCTAACAAATCCATGACGGCACCACACAGCGTCCAGAAATCACAGAAGTTGAATGTTTTGGAATCCGATTCGCTTCCAAGTTGCCATGATTCGAAGGCTGGTGAAGCCCATCTCTGCAATTGCAAAAAATCAGAGAAGACTGCGCAAATGTTGTTATCCCATAGGCAAACTTTCTTTATTCATAGATTATCGGAATTCTTTAATCCAAAAATAGATTCAATTTATACTTATTCTTTTTTCTTAATTTCTAAAATGGATGGTTATGCTCTCAGCATTTTCAAGCCTCCACGCATCAGTTAA
- a CDS encoding LB_289 family protein: MKRTELERRERELRRMEKKSKALEKGEREVLSVGGYIDALFALFRYDTVEIFNTAEDVDILELLEDMKDDHPEKQWDVIIRKSVNKTKVVEKERAYEELRELAGITLVA, from the coding sequence ATGAAACGAACAGAACTAGAACGTAGAGAACGAGAGCTCCGTAGAATGGAGAAAAAATCCAAAGCTCTGGAGAAAGGTGAGAGAGAAGTACTGAGTGTAGGCGGCTACATTGATGCTTTGTTCGCACTTTTTCGCTATGACACGGTTGAGATTTTCAATACTGCGGAAGACGTTGATATTCTGGAATTATTAGAAGATATGAAAGATGATCATCCTGAGAAACAATGGGACGTAATCATCCGTAAGTCTGTCAATAAAACTAAAGTAGTTGAGAAAGAGAGAGCATACGAAGAATTGCGTGAGCTCGCTGGAATTACATTAGTAGCTTAA